One genomic segment of Chloroflexota bacterium includes these proteins:
- a CDS encoding FAD-binding protein, with translation MIEPRVVKELEAVVGKEHVLSSPEDLIAYSYDSTFEEHKPDIVVSPANTEEVSQVMRIAYRENIPVVPRGMGSGLAAASIPYSGGMVLNLTRLNRILEIDQENMIAAVEAGVVTADFQATVEEMGLFYPPDPSSIKHSTIGGNIACNAGGPRCLKYGVTSDYVLGLTAVLPSGEILKTGGKAIKNVTGLNLTQLLLGSEGTLAVITEALLRLMPKPKYTRTAMVTYMQLDDAARTVNAILLEGVVPATIELMDDTTINTIEEYLHLGLPTDAAAILIIETDGSDEQTVLREMETVARVARECGATDVKVAQSDAERNELWRGRRSVSPSLARRRPNKLGEDISVPRSAIPEAIRRIKAISAKYNLPIVVFGHAGDGNLHPNILFDKRDPDEWHRVEQISGEIFGMAVELGGTLTGEHGVGVLKQPYLEMALGKTAIAIQQGIKKVFDPKGLLNPGKKFPAA, from the coding sequence ATGATAGAGCCTCGTGTGGTCAAAGAATTGGAAGCGGTCGTCGGGAAAGAGCACGTGCTGTCGTCGCCCGAAGATCTCATCGCCTATTCCTACGACAGCACGTTTGAGGAGCACAAGCCCGACATCGTCGTGAGCCCCGCCAACACCGAAGAGGTGTCGCAGGTCATGCGAATCGCCTACCGCGAGAACATCCCCGTGGTTCCGCGAGGGATGGGCAGCGGGCTTGCCGCGGCGTCCATCCCCTACTCCGGCGGCATGGTGCTGAACCTCACGCGCCTCAATCGCATCCTGGAGATTGACCAGGAGAACATGATCGCGGCCGTGGAGGCGGGGGTGGTTACCGCCGACTTCCAAGCCACGGTGGAGGAAATGGGGCTGTTCTATCCACCGGACCCGTCATCCATCAAGCACTCCACCATCGGCGGGAATATCGCGTGCAACGCCGGCGGGCCGCGCTGCCTGAAATACGGCGTTACGTCGGACTACGTCCTGGGCCTGACGGCCGTGCTCCCCAGCGGCGAGATTCTCAAGACCGGCGGCAAGGCCATCAAGAACGTAACCGGCCTGAACCTGACCCAGTTGCTGCTCGGCTCCGAGGGAACGCTGGCGGTCATCACCGAAGCCCTGCTGCGCCTGATGCCCAAGCCGAAATACACCCGCACGGCCATGGTTACCTACATGCAACTGGACGACGCCGCGCGCACCGTCAACGCCATCCTGCTGGAAGGCGTGGTGCCGGCCACCATTGAACTCATGGACGACACCACCATCAACACGATTGAGGAGTACCTCCACCTGGGGCTGCCCACCGACGCGGCGGCCATCCTCATCATTGAGACCGATGGGAGCGACGAGCAGACGGTGTTGCGCGAGATGGAGACGGTGGCGCGCGTGGCCCGCGAGTGCGGCGCAACGGATGTCAAGGTCGCCCAGAGCGATGCCGAACGCAACGAACTGTGGCGCGGCCGCCGCTCGGTGTCGCCGTCGCTGGCCCGCCGCCGGCCAAACAAACTGGGCGAGGACATCTCCGTGCCCCGCTCGGCCATCCCCGAAGCCATCCGCCGCATCAAGGCCATCTCTGCGAAGTACAACCTGCCCATCGTGGTCTTCGGCCATGCGGGCGACGGCAACCTGCATCCGAACATCCTGTTTGACAAGCGCGACCCCGACGAGTGGCACCGCGTGGAGCAGATCTCCGGCGAAATCTTCGGCATGGCGGTGGAACTGGGCGGCACGCTGACGGGCGAACACGGCGTGGGCGTCCTCAAACAGCCTTATCTGGAGATGGCGCTGGGCAAGACGGCCATCGCGATCCAGCAGGGAATCAAGAAGGTGTTTGACCCCAAAGGGCTGCTGAACCCGGGGAAGAAGTTTCCGGCGGCGTAG
- a CDS encoding DUF1385 domain-containing protein produces the protein MSQYHYGGQAVIEGVMMRGRRHMAVAVRKPDGEIIVHSEPLTSKFHKSRALQLPLLRGVATLVDTLVLGIRSLMYSADVALGEEDVQFSGPIAWGTIAVSFALAIGLFFVLPLVIVNLVDRYIASALVSNILEGIIRLGIFLAYVWAIGFIPDIQRVFAYHGAEHKTVNAYENGTPLTPDAVQAHTTAHTRCGTAFLLVVAVVSIFVFAFLGRPSWPVRYASRILLIPIIAGLSYEWLRFSANHQARRWVSWISAPGLALQRLTTREPDSAMVEVAITALTRVVEEDAKSEEPRPDLH, from the coding sequence ATGTCACAGTATCACTACGGCGGCCAGGCGGTCATTGAAGGCGTCATGATGCGAGGACGGCGGCACATGGCCGTCGCCGTGCGCAAGCCCGATGGCGAAATCATCGTCCACTCGGAACCCCTCACCAGCAAGTTCCACAAGAGCCGCGCCCTCCAACTCCCCCTGCTGCGCGGAGTGGCCACGCTCGTGGACACCCTGGTCCTGGGCATCCGAAGCCTGATGTACTCCGCCGACGTGGCCCTGGGCGAGGAAGACGTGCAGTTCTCGGGGCCTATCGCCTGGGGCACGATAGCCGTATCGTTCGCCCTGGCCATCGGCCTGTTCTTCGTCTTGCCGCTGGTCATCGTCAACCTCGTGGATCGGTACATCGCCTCGGCGCTGGTCAGCAACATCCTTGAGGGCATCATCCGATTGGGCATCTTCCTGGCCTATGTGTGGGCCATCGGGTTCATCCCCGACATCCAGCGCGTGTTCGCCTACCACGGCGCGGAGCACAAGACCGTCAACGCCTACGAGAACGGGACGCCGCTCACGCCCGACGCGGTGCAGGCGCATACCACCGCACACACGCGGTGCGGCACGGCGTTTCTGCTCGTAGTGGCGGTGGTGTCCATCTTCGTCTTCGCCTTTCTGGGCCGCCCGTCGTGGCCCGTGCGCTACGCGTCGCGCATCCTGCTCATTCCCATCATCGCGGGCCTGTCCTACGAGTGGCTGCGGTTCTCGGCGAACCATCAGGCGCGGCGCTGGGTCAGTTGGATTTCCGCGCCTGGCCTGGCCCTGCAGCGCCTCACCACTCGCGAGCCCGACTCGGCCATGGTGGAAGTCGCCATCACCGCCCTGACCCGCGTCGTGGAGGAGGACGCAAAGTCTGAAGAGCCGCGCCCCGATTTGCACTGA
- a CDS encoding tetratricopeptide repeat protein, whose amino-acid sequence MARSPQNRQQQRAQSLNEQGLAHYANWELDEAIDCFRKSIRLAPDTADYHLNLARALARAGDYDLALKSVAEFLRCEPTGALAARFQQFFANSFDPVEAVLTDKMKARGMSLEDTGAALQMWLEFRIARGRESITRTTPEAWAAALDYTVQKVNFRDATVQAVARFYNTSAARVRARHKQLMETLDIMPCDYRYFTGKQNPLDKLIEAATLLEELERRFSQG is encoded by the coding sequence GTGGCCAGAAGCCCCCAGAACAGACAGCAACAGAGAGCGCAGTCGCTGAACGAGCAGGGCCTGGCTCATTACGCCAATTGGGAACTGGACGAGGCCATTGACTGCTTCCGCAAGAGCATCCGCCTGGCGCCCGATACCGCCGACTACCACCTGAACCTGGCGCGCGCCCTTGCGCGAGCAGGCGACTATGACCTCGCCCTGAAATCCGTTGCCGAATTCCTGCGCTGCGAACCCACGGGCGCTCTGGCTGCGCGCTTCCAGCAGTTCTTCGCCAATTCGTTTGACCCTGTTGAGGCCGTGCTCACTGACAAGATGAAAGCCAGGGGGATGTCGCTGGAAGACACGGGCGCCGCGCTCCAGATGTGGCTGGAGTTCCGAATCGCGCGGGGACGCGAGAGCATCACCCGCACCACCCCCGAGGCCTGGGCCGCGGCGCTGGACTACACCGTCCAGAAGGTCAACTTCCGAGACGCCACCGTCCAGGCCGTCGCGCGGTTCTACAACACCAGCGCCGCGCGCGTCCGAGCGCGCCACAAACAACTGATGGAAACGCTGGACATCATGCCCTGCGACTACCGATATTTCACAGGCAAACAGAACCCGTTGGACAAACTCATTGAAGCCGCGACGTTGCTGGAGGAACTGGAGCGCCGATTCAGCCAAGGGTAG
- the larA gene encoding nickel-dependent lactate racemase: MFSVPFGKGRLEFDLPRGFRGHVVESKTLPPIADVPAEVRNYLQHPVASPPLRQLAGPGDKVCIVFTDITRASPDYLLVPPVLEELEAAGVRRDDITLLCGVGMHRPSTPEEKVAKLGADVVRNYRVIDHEPQNPDALVDLGKTPSGIPLTVNKIAYEADLLIATGIVEPHQYAGYSGGRKTLAVGAAGEEMIAYSHGPHIVDHPGTRLGKIEGNPFHEAVTEAARRAGLRFIVNVVIDDNKQVVAVRAGAPEEAFMELVAIARSIFEVPIPQQYDVAVAGIGFPKDANLYQASRAASYLFFAPTQVVRDGGYIILPAGCEEGPGEGVGEQRFFETMRNAASPQQILDDARKYGYKPGEQRAFVMAKVLEKNKVIVVGSKDPDMIRQAKMIPAATMDEAFAIIRADLGPECDVLVVPHALLTLPIVQS, encoded by the coding sequence ATGTTCAGCGTCCCGTTCGGCAAAGGCCGACTTGAATTTGACCTACCTCGCGGCTTCCGCGGGCATGTCGTGGAATCCAAGACCCTGCCCCCCATCGCCGACGTCCCGGCCGAGGTGCGCAACTACCTGCAGCACCCGGTCGCGTCGCCGCCCCTGCGCCAACTGGCCGGCCCTGGCGACAAGGTCTGCATTGTGTTCACCGACATCACGCGCGCCAGCCCCGACTATCTCCTCGTGCCCCCCGTCCTGGAAGAACTGGAGGCAGCCGGCGTCCGCCGCGACGACATCACGCTCCTGTGCGGCGTCGGCATGCACCGGCCCAGCACCCCCGAAGAGAAGGTCGCCAAGCTCGGTGCCGATGTCGTCCGCAACTATCGCGTGATTGATCACGAGCCACAGAACCCCGACGCCCTGGTGGACCTGGGCAAGACGCCTTCGGGCATTCCGCTGACGGTCAACAAGATCGCCTACGAGGCGGACTTGCTCATCGCGACGGGCATCGTGGAGCCTCACCAGTACGCGGGCTACAGCGGCGGGCGCAAGACGTTGGCCGTGGGCGCGGCAGGCGAGGAGATGATCGCCTACAGCCACGGGCCGCACATCGTGGACCACCCGGGCACGCGCCTGGGCAAGATTGAGGGCAACCCGTTCCACGAGGCGGTTACGGAAGCGGCCCGTCGCGCCGGCTTGCGGTTCATCGTCAACGTGGTGATTGACGACAACAAGCAGGTTGTCGCCGTGCGGGCGGGTGCCCCCGAAGAGGCCTTCATGGAACTCGTGGCCATCGCCCGCTCCATATTTGAAGTGCCCATCCCCCAGCAGTACGACGTGGCCGTGGCTGGCATCGGCTTCCCCAAGGACGCCAACCTGTACCAGGCGTCGCGGGCCGCCAGTTACCTCTTCTTCGCGCCGACCCAGGTTGTCCGCGACGGCGGCTACATCATCCTGCCGGCGGGATGCGAGGAAGGCCCCGGCGAGGGCGTCGGCGAGCAGCGCTTCTTTGAAACCATGCGCAACGCCGCTTCGCCCCAGCAGATTCTGGACGACGCCCGCAAGTACGGGTACAAGCCCGGCGAACAGCGCGCCTTCGTCATGGCCAAGGTGCTGGAGAAGAACAAGGTCATCGTGGTCGGCAGCAAGGACCCCGACATGATCCGCCAGGCGAAGATGATTCCGGCGGCAACCATGGACGAGGCATTCGCCATTATCCGGGCCGACCTTGGGCCGGAATGCGACGTGCTGGTGGTCCCCCACGCGCTCCTGACCCTGCCCATCGTGCAATCGTGA
- a CDS encoding Ldh family oxidoreductase, translated as MAQETEFRIRPDALKEFCTRVFVALGVPQGDAEITADVLVAADLRGVDSHGVARLKRYVDGIRTGMMRLDAKPRVVHETPTTATMDADGGLGQPPSYRAMQMAIAKAEKLGAGFVAVRNSNHYGIAGYYAMMALEKDMIGISTTNADVLVVPTFGRNAMFGTNPIAVAAPAGKERPFVLDMATSVVPRGKLEVYDRLGKPMPDGWATDETGVGTNDATRVLRNFATRAGGGLLPLGGEGELHSGHKGYGLALLVDILSAVLPGAAYADLVYPKTPDGKPLPANIGHFFGALRIDGFRPVAEFKADMDELITRIKNSPKAQGAERIYIHGEKEFEKQAEREARGIPLHAKVVATLREIGAELQVPFPG; from the coding sequence ATGGCTCAAGAAACCGAATTCCGAATCCGACCCGACGCACTCAAGGAGTTCTGCACGCGCGTGTTCGTGGCCCTCGGCGTCCCGCAGGGAGATGCCGAAATCACCGCCGACGTGCTGGTGGCCGCCGACCTGCGCGGCGTGGACTCGCATGGCGTTGCCCGCCTCAAGCGGTACGTGGACGGCATACGCACGGGGATGATGCGGCTGGACGCCAAGCCGCGCGTGGTCCACGAGACGCCCACCACCGCCACGATGGACGCCGATGGCGGCCTCGGCCAGCCCCCGTCGTACCGCGCCATGCAGATGGCCATCGCGAAGGCCGAAAAACTCGGCGCGGGGTTCGTCGCCGTGCGCAACTCCAACCACTACGGCATCGCCGGCTACTACGCCATGATGGCACTGGAGAAGGACATGATCGGCATCTCCACCACCAACGCCGACGTGCTGGTAGTCCCCACCTTCGGGCGCAACGCCATGTTCGGCACCAACCCTATCGCCGTGGCGGCCCCCGCCGGAAAGGAACGCCCCTTCGTGCTGGACATGGCCACCTCCGTCGTGCCGCGCGGCAAACTGGAGGTCTACGACCGTCTGGGCAAACCCATGCCCGACGGCTGGGCCACCGACGAGACCGGCGTCGGCACGAATGACGCCACGCGGGTGCTGCGCAACTTCGCGACCCGCGCCGGCGGCGGCCTGCTCCCCCTGGGCGGCGAGGGCGAACTGCACAGCGGCCACAAGGGCTACGGCCTGGCGCTCCTCGTGGACATCCTGTCCGCCGTCCTGCCTGGCGCGGCCTACGCGGACTTGGTGTACCCGAAGACGCCGGACGGCAAGCCGCTCCCTGCGAACATCGGCCACTTCTTCGGCGCGCTCCGCATTGACGGATTCCGCCCCGTCGCCGAGTTCAAGGCCGACATGGACGAACTCATCACGCGCATCAAGAATTCGCCCAAAGCCCAGGGCGCCGAGCGCATCTACATCCACGGTGAGAAGGAGTTTGAGAAGCAAGCCGAGCGCGAAGCCCGCGGCATCCCGTTGCATGCCAAAGTAGTAGCCACGCTGCGCGAAATCGGCGCCGAACTCCAGGTCCCGTTCCCAGGATAG
- a CDS encoding (Fe-S)-binding protein, with product MAQRRRENIPHLPTEEQYLNCIRCGLCLSACPIYRETLRETDGPRAHVVLVRKYAEGELDISPEFVDLMYKCLDCEACNAICPVGIRPADLAMEMRQVIHKTTPQPWLKKPIFHGYFPHPLIQELSVLPLLLYQRLGLQTLARKLGILKLLPRQLQDMEHMVPELPARSLRQVLPEEIPPMGEEKHRVAFFLGCFQSTIFAQESEATVRVMARNGCRVFTPKQVKCCGMPAAGYGDIDLVKSLARFNIDLFLPLNPDVIVTDCATCGSTLKHYGEILKDDPEYAQKAEAFSAKVRDISEFLMSIDIRAPRGEIRARVTYHDPCHLVRAQKVRKQPRDLLKLIPGVEFVEMKESDWCCGSAGTQILTHYHNSLAVNRRKMENVRATGADIVATGCPGCQMQLTMGSNHYNVNVRVVHPIQLLEEAYRREEAQIADETSTGE from the coding sequence ATGGCTCAACGACGACGCGAGAACATCCCACACCTGCCCACCGAAGAGCAGTACCTGAACTGCATCCGCTGCGGCCTGTGCCTTTCGGCCTGCCCCATCTACCGCGAGACGCTCCGCGAGACCGACGGCCCGCGCGCCCACGTGGTCCTCGTCCGCAAGTACGCGGAGGGCGAACTGGACATCAGCCCCGAATTCGTGGACCTCATGTACAAGTGCCTGGACTGCGAGGCCTGCAACGCCATCTGCCCCGTGGGGATACGTCCGGCGGATTTGGCGATGGAGATGCGGCAGGTCATCCACAAGACCACGCCGCAACCGTGGCTCAAGAAGCCCATCTTCCACGGCTACTTCCCGCACCCACTGATCCAGGAACTGTCGGTGCTGCCGCTGCTGCTGTATCAGCGGCTGGGTCTGCAGACGCTGGCGCGCAAGTTGGGCATCCTGAAACTCCTGCCGCGGCAGTTGCAGGATATGGAGCACATGGTGCCCGAACTGCCCGCGCGCTCCTTGCGCCAGGTGCTGCCCGAGGAAATCCCCCCGATGGGCGAGGAGAAGCACCGCGTCGCGTTCTTCCTGGGCTGTTTCCAGAGCACCATCTTTGCCCAGGAGAGCGAGGCCACCGTGCGCGTCATGGCCCGCAACGGCTGCCGCGTGTTCACGCCCAAGCAGGTCAAATGCTGCGGCATGCCCGCCGCCGGCTACGGCGACATTGACTTGGTGAAAAGCCTGGCGCGGTTCAACATTGACCTCTTCCTGCCGCTCAACCCCGATGTCATCGTTACCGACTGCGCCACCTGCGGCTCCACGCTGAAGCACTACGGCGAGATTCTGAAGGACGACCCCGAATACGCCCAGAAAGCCGAGGCGTTTTCCGCCAAGGTGCGCGACATCTCCGAGTTTCTCATGTCCATTGACATCCGCGCGCCGCGGGGAGAAATCCGTGCGCGGGTTACCTACCACGACCCCTGCCACCTGGTCCGCGCCCAGAAGGTGCGCAAGCAGCCGAGAGACCTGCTGAAACTGATCCCCGGCGTGGAATTCGTAGAGATGAAGGAATCCGACTGGTGTTGCGGCTCCGCGGGCACGCAGATTCTCACGCACTATCACAACTCCCTCGCGGTCAACAGGCGCAAGATGGAGAACGTCCGCGCCACGGGCGCCGACATCGTCGCCACCGGATGCCCCGGCTGCCAGATGCAACTGACCATGGGCTCCAACCACTACAACGTCAACGTGCGCGTCGTGCACCCCATCCAGTTGCTGGAGGAAGCCTATCGGCGCGAAGAAGCCCAGATCGCAGACGAAACGTCAACAGGAGAATGA